TCCACAACAAGGCGCGCGAACGCTTCAAGAAGGAGAACGGGTGATCCGCGTCCCCGCCGAGCCGATCGGCCGGCTCTCCGAGGCCTGGCGTTTCTGCGTCGGCACCGGCCGCACCGAACTCGCGCTGCGCCGCGACTACCAGGACTCCCTCGCCCTCCTCCAGCGCGACATCGGGTTCCGGCACATCCGCGGCCACGGTCTGCTCAGCGACGGCATGGGCGTCCACCGCCCCTACGACCACGAGGGCGCCCGCCGGGTCCACCACTCCTTCACCTACGTCGACCAGGTCGTCGACGCCTATCTGGAGAACGGCATCCGCCCGTTTCTCGAACTCGGCTTCATGCCCGCCGGGCTGGCGTCCGGCGACCGCACGGTCTTCTGGTGGCGCGGCAACATCACCCCACCGCGCGACCTGGGCGAGTGGGCCGCGCTGGTCGAGGCGACCGTCGCCCACCTCGTCGACCGCTACGGACTCGACGAGGTCCGCACCTGGCCGATCGAGGTCTGGAACGAGCCCAACCTGCCCGACTTCTGGCAGGACGCCGACGAACAGGCCTACCACCGGCTGTACGAGGTCACCGCGCACGCCGTGAAAGGGGTGGACGCCGAACTCCAGGTCGGCGGTCCGGCGATCTCACCGGGCGCCGACGACTGGCTGGAGCGGTTCGCCGAGTTCGTCGAACTCCGGGACGTGCCCGTCGACTTCGTGTCGAAGCACGCCTACACGTCCGGCCCCGCACAGCACATGCCGTTCGGGGTCCACCAGACGCTCGCCCCGGCGAGAGGCCTGCTCGACCAGTTCGCCACGCCCCGCGAGCTCCTCAAGGGCACCCGGCTGGCCGAACTCCCCGTCCATGTCACGGAGTTCAACTCCTCCTACCGCCCCGACAACCCGATACACGACACCGCTTTCCACGCCGCCTACCTGGCGCCGGTCCTGGCGGCGGGCGGTGACTTCGCGGACTCCTTCTCCTACTGGACGTTCAGCGACATGTTCGAGGAGATCGGCGTTCCCACCGCCCTCTTCCACGGCGGCTTCGGGCTGCTCACCCATCGGCAGGTCAGAAAACCGACGTACCACCTGTACGTCTTCATGGCGCGGATGGGCGCGGACCTGCTGGCTCGCGGGGAAGATCACCTCGTCACCCGGCACCCCGACGGCCGGACCACCGTCCTGGCCTGGGCGCCCGTCGACCCGAGCGGCGAGACGCCCGGCCCGGACCGGCACGGTCTGCGGTTGTCCGTTCCGGTGGGCGGCGGGGAGGTCTTCGTCCGCCGGTCGACCGTCGACGAGGAGCACGGAAACGCTTACACCGCCTGGCGGCACATGGGCAGCCCGCGCTCGCCGAAGCCCGGGCAGCTGGACGTCCTGCACCAGGCCGCCGAGCCCGCCCGCAGCCACCGCCGGCTCCCCGTCCGGGAGGGCCGCGCCGAGCTGGACCTGACCCTGGCCCGCCACGAGATCACCCTCGTCGAGCTCACCCCGGTCACGGACGAGACCCCGCCGTGGTGGGACGAACGACGACTGCTCGGCAGGGAGACGCCATGAGCGCCGGCGCCACGGCCGACTTCGGGACAGGCGTCCTCTCCCGTGCCGCCGCCCTCCTGCACACCCTCCTCACGGTCGAGGCCCTGTTCCTCGCGGCCGCCGCCCCCGGACTCGCCGGCCTGCTCTTCCTCGGCCCCGACCCCGCCAACCTGCCCCTGGCCGCCCTCTGCCTGCTCCCGCTCGGCCCGGCCGCCTCCGCCGCGCTGTTCGCCCTGCACCACCGCAGCAGCGACCTCACCGACCTGCGTCCGGCCCGCGGGTACCTGCACGGCTGGCGGCTGAACACGGTTCCCGCACTGAAGCTCTGGACGCCCCTGCTGGCCTGGCTGACCGTGATCGCGTTCACCCTCACCCACTTCGCCGCCACCGGCCTGCCCGGCTGGTGGGCGGTCCTGCTCGGGTTCGTCGGAGTGACCTCCCTCCTGTGGGGCGCCCATGCCCTCGTCCTCGCCTCGCTGTTCACGTTCCGCGCCCGTGACACCGCCCGCCTCGCCGCGTACTTCCTGCTCCGGCACGGCCGCGCCACCCTCGCCGCCGCCTCCCTGCTCGTCCTGGCCGGCGGTCTGACCGCCCTGCTGACCGAGGCCCTGCCCGCCCTGCTTGCCGCGCCGCTGCTGCTCTCCCTGCTGCACTCGAGCCGCCCGGTGATCGCCGAGACCCAGGAGGACTTCACCGTATGAGCCCGACGAGCCCCAAGATCCCCTACGGCGGCGACTACAACCCCGAGCAGTGGCCGCAGGAGGTCTGGGACGACGACCACCGCCTGTTCACACGGGCCGGCATCGACACCCTCACCGTCGGCGTCTTCTCCTGGTCCCTCACCCAACCCGCCGAGGACGCCTACGACTTCACGGTCCTCGACCGCATCCTCGACCGAGCCGCCGCCGAGGGCCGCCAGGTCTGTCTGGCCACCGGCACCGCCGCCCTCCCGCCCTGGCTCGCGAAGCGGCGCCCCGAGGTCAACCGCACCGACTTCGAGGGCCGTCGGCACCGCTACGGTCAGCGGCACAACTTCTGCCCCAGCTCACCGGCGTACCGCAGCGCCGCCACGGCCCTGGCCGGCCGACTCGCCGAACGGTACGCCCAGCACCCGACGTTGCTGGCCTGGCACGTCAACAACGAGTACGGCGGAGCCTGTTACTGCGAGCTGTGCGCCGAGGCCTTTCGCGGCTGGCTGCGCGAGCGGCACGGCGCCCTGGACGCCCTCAACGACGCCTGGTGGACGACCTTCTGGTCGCACCGCTACACCGACTGGGACCAGATCGAGCCCCCGAGCGCCCTCACCGAGCACTGGCGCGGCCCCGACCGCACCGCCTTCCAGGGCATCACGCTCGACTACCAGCGCTTCATGACCGACGCCCTGCTCGGCTGCTTCACCGCCGAGAAGGAGGCGATCCGCGTCCACGACCAGGACACCCCGGTCACCACCAACCTCATGGGCGCCTACCGCCCCCTCGACTACCACCGCTGGGCGCCCCACCTCGACTTCGCCTCCTGGGACAACTACCCTCCCCTGGACGCCCCGCCGACCCGCCCGGCCCTCGCCCACGACCTGATGCGCGGGCTGAAGGACGGCGCCCCCTTCTGGCTCATGGAGCAGACCCCGTCCACCACCGCGTGCCGTGACGTCAACCCCCTGCGCCGCCCCGGCGAGCTGCGCCTCGCCACCTGGCAGGCCGTCGCCCACGGCGCCGACGCCGCCCTCTACTTCCAGCTGCGCGCCTCGCGCGGCGCCTGCGAGAAGTACCACGGAGCGGTGATCGGCCACGCGGGCCGCGACGACACCCGGGTGTTCCGTGAAGTGGCCGCCCTGGGAGCGGAGTTGGAGCTGCTCGGCGACGCGACGCTCGGCGCCCGCACCCCCGCCCGCACCGCCCTGCTCTTCGACTGGGACAGCTGGTGGGCGCTGGAGATCTCCGACGGCCCCTCCCGACTCGTCCGCTACCCGGATGTCGTACACGCCTACTACCGGGCCGCCCGCGAGGCCGGCGCCGACGTGGACGTCATCCCGGTCACCGCCGACCTCACCCCCTACGACGTCGTCCTCGCCCCCGTCCTCCACCTGGTCAAGGGCGACCTGGCCGCCCGCCTGGAGGAGTTCGCCCGACGCGGCGGCACCGTCCTCGCCACCTTCCTCACCGCCCGCTCCGACGAGCACGACCGCGCCTTCCTCACCGACGTCCCCGGCCCGCTGGCCCCCCTCCTGGGCATCCGCGTCGACGAATGGGACGCCCGCCCCGAGGGCGTCGTACAACCCGTACACATGGGGGAGTTCACGGCCGAGGCGCGCCTGGTCTTCGAGATCGTGCAGCCGCGCGGAGCCGAGCCGATCGCCACTTACGGATCCGACTTCTACGCGGGGACCCCCGCCGTCACCCGCAACCGCGTCGGCAAGGGCGGCGAGGCCTGGTACGTGGCCACCGCCCTCGACCAGCCCGGCGTCGACCACGTCGTCCGCCGTGTCCTCGCCCGCCACGACCTCATCGGCCCCTACGCCGACCACCCCCGGGTCGAGACCGCCACTCGCGTCGCCCCCGACGGCACCCGTCTGCTGTTCCTCCTCAACCATGCCGCCGAACCAGTCCACTTGACCGCCCACGCCACCGCCGCCGACCTCCTCACCGGCAAGCGCGCCGACCAGGGCGAGCCGCTGCCCCTGGACCCCCTGGGCGTCGCGGTCCTGCGCCTGGAGGAAGACGCTCAGTAGAGGGTCCTCAGTCGAGAGTCCTCGGTAGACGGTCCTCAGTAGACGGTCCGCCCCCGCTCGTCAGGAATCCCCGACTTCCGCAGGAAGTAGGCGTTCACCTGGTCGCGCCACTCCCGCGCGCCGCGCACCTGCTCCTCGTACCGCTCCGCCACGCGCGCATGACGAGCCGGGTCCACCAGGTCCGCGAGGCCCGCCCACACCCGGCGGGCCTCCTCCGCCTCCTCGACGCCCTCGAAGTGCGTGTCGTAGATGTGCTGGATCACGGTCTTCCCGCTGCTCAGCACATGCCCGTACGGCACATGGTGGAAGAACAGCAACAGCTCGTCCGGGCAGGTCCCGGCCGACTCGTACACCTCGGCCCACGCCTTGGCGTACTGCGCCGCGTACCCCGTGCCGGTCGCCGCGCTGCGGTCCACGCCGACCCCGTCCCGGTCCGCGAAGTGGTACGTCCCCCAGGGGCTGTACTCGTAGCCGTCGACGCCGGGCCCGTAGTGGTGCCCCGGCTGCACCATGAAACCCACGCCGAGCGGGGCCGTGTACTTCTCGTACGTCCGCCACGAGCCGCGCAGCACCGCGCGCAGGCCGGCCGTCAGCCGCTCGGGGGCGGACGGGAAGGTGAGGCCGATCCACTCGTCCAGGACGGCGTGCGGGTCGGCGTCCGGCCGCCAGGCCAGCCGCCCGAAGGTGTAGAGGTTCGCCTGGGCGAGCGGATGCCCGGTCCAGAACGGGTCGTCGCCGACGTTGGACACGGCGACCAGATCGTCGGCCGACTCGCCTACGGTCGCGCCCCCTTCGCCCTCGGCACGGAAGCGCAGCACCTCGCTCCACATCGGGCCGAGCCAGCACACATGCCGCTGCTGCCCGGTGTACTCCTGCGTCGCCTGCACCTCCACCGCGAGCCGGGTGCGCGGCAGCGCCCCGAGCACCGGAGAGACCGGTTCCCGCACCTGGAAGTCCATCGGGCCGTGCTTCACCTGGAGCACGGCGTTCGGCGCGAACTCGCCGTCCAGCGGGGCGAAATGGTCGTACGCGGCCCGCGCCCGGTCCGTCGTGCGGTCCCGCCAGTCCTGGCGGTGGTCGTAGACGAAGGCGCGCCAGTGGACCGTGCCGCCGTGCGGGGCGAGCGCGGCGGCCAGCAGGTTCGCGCCGTCCGCGTGCGAGCGGCCGTAGGTGAACGGGCCCGGCTGCCCCTCCGAGTCCGCCTTCACCACGAGACCGCCGAAGTCCGGGATCGCCGCGTACACCCCGCGCACCGCCCGAGCCCACCAGTCGCGCACCGCCTCGTCCAGCGGATCGGCGGTCGGCAGCCCGCCGAGCACGACCGGCGCGGCGAAGGTCACCGACAGATGGGTCCGGATGCCGTACGGCCGCAACGCGTCCGCGATGGCGGCCACTTCGCCGATCCGTTCGGTCAGCAGACGCGCCTCGGTCGCGTGCACGTTGACGTTGTTGACGCAGACGGCGTTGATCCCGCAGGCCGCGAGCAGCCTGCCGTACGCCCGGACGCGCTCCGTCTCGCCGCGGGCCCGCCCGTCCCGCCAGAACAGCGAACCGCCCGCGTACCCCCGCTCCACCTGGCCCATGACCGGGTGCACGGCCACGTTGTCCCAGTGGTCGAGCATGCGCGACTTCGTCGCCGGACGGTGGACCTCGCGCGGGCGGCTGCCCGTGAACGCCTCTCCGCCGAGCCGCACGACGTGGAACAGTCCGTACAGCAGGCCGTGTTGACCGGACGCGGTGACGGTCGTCGTGCCGTCCTCCCGGGCGAACGCGAACCCCTCCGCGCCGAGGCCGAGATCGTCGCCGGCCGTCAGCTCGAGCAGCAGGTCGTGACGACCGTCCCGCACGGCCTCCCCGCCGAACCGCTCGCAGGCGCCGGTCACTTCACCGCGCACGGTCTCGACCAGGGGACCGGTCCCCTGGATCAGGGTCCGCCGGGTTCCCAGGGGCCGGAAGGCCTCCGGGGGCAACCAGGCGGGGTCCGGCAGATCCGGCGGGTCCGGCAGGTCCGGCGGGTCCGGTCGGTTCAAGAGAGCAACTCCACTTCGGACAACTGGACTTGGCCGTCGAACACCAGGCGGTACCTCTCGTACGTACCCGGCGACCGCACGGTGAACGCGCGCGTCTGCCGGTCCCAGGCGAACGTCTGCCCGGAGCGGCGGTCCAAGGACTTCCATGTCGTCCCGTCGGACGAGCCCTGCAGGGTCCAACCGGTCGGCGCCGAGGAGCGGTCGGCCGAGGTGAGCGTGTACTGCACCGCTTTCCCGGAGCTGCCGACCGGCAGGTCGACCGCCCCCGTCACCGTCGCGTCCGTCGCCGAGGTGTCGTCGAACAGGGAGCCGGGGCCGGTCAGTACGTCGGTGCGGGGCGTCGGCGTCCTGTCGTCCTCGGTGATCGAGACCGGCCCGGCGTTCTTCCCGCTGCCCCATGCCGACGGCTTCGGCCCCATGTCGAACTCCAGGACGCCGCCCTTCGCGAGCAGTGCGTGGGGGAGTGAAGTCGACGTCCAGGCACGGCCGTTGACCTTGAGGCCCTGTACGTAGACGTTCCGTGCGCTGTTCCTGGGGGCCTTGACCACCAGGTCCTCGCCGTTCTCCAGGTGCACGGTCGCCTTCTTGAACAGCGGGGAGCCGACGGCGTACTCGCCGCTGCCCATCACCAGCGGGTAGAAGCCGAGCGCGGAGAACAGGTACCAGGCCGACTGCTCGCCGTTGTCCTCGTCGCCGTGATAGCCCTGTCCGATCGCGCTGCCGGTGTAGAGGCGCGACAGCACCTCGCGCGCCTTCGCCTGCGTCTTCCAGGGCTGCCCGGCCGCGTCGTACATGTAGATCGCGTGGTGGGCGACCTGGTTGGAGTGCCCGTACATGCCCATCCGCACGTCCCGCGCCTCCGTCATCTCGTGGATGACCCCGCCGTAGGAGCCGGCGAACTCGGGGGAAGCGGTCTCCGGGGTGGCGAAGTACGTGTCGAGCTTCTTCGCCAGCCCGCCCCGGCCGCCGTACAGGTTGGCCAGGCCGCGGCTGTCCTGCGGGGCGGTGAAGGCGTAGCCCCAGCCGTTGGTCTCGGTGTAGTCGTAGCCCCATACGCGAGGGTCGTAACTCCCGGACTCCACCCGCCAGCCGCCCTCCTCGTCCCGGCCCTGGAAGAAGCCCGCCCTCGCGTCGAAGAGGTGGACGTACCCCTGGGCGCGGTTGAGGAAGTAGTCCGACTCCTCCTTGTAGCGCTTCTCGCCGGTCTTTCGGTACAGCGCCTGGCCCATGCGGGCGATGCCGTAGTCGTTGAGGTAGCCCTCCAGCGCCCACGACAGACCCTCGTGGGTGGCCGTGCTCGTGTAGCCGAGGAAGGGGGAGGTCGCCATGCCCTTGCGACCCACGCCCGGGGACGGGGGCACGACGGTGGCGTTCTTCAGAGCCGCCTCGTAGGCCGCCTCGGCGTCGAAGTCGACGCCCTTGACGTACGCGTCCGCGAAGGCGACGTCCGACGAGGTGCCGGTCATCAGGTCGGCGTATCCGGGCGAGGACCAGCGCGAGGTCCAGCCGCCGTCCTTGTACTGCTGCACGAAACCGTCGGTCAGCACGCCCGCCTGAGTGGGCGTCAGGAGTGCGTACGCCGGCCAGGTCGTCCGATAGGTGTCCCAGAAGCCGTTGTTGACGTACACCTTGCCGTCCACGATCTTCGCGCCGGTGTGCGTCGGAGTGTCCGGGCCGGGCATCGGCGAGAAGGGGGACGCGTACTGGTACGTGGAACCAACCTTTTCGAAACCGGAGTTGGGGTACAGGTACAGCCGGTAAAGGCTGGAGTACAGCGTGGTCAGCTGGTCCCCGGTCGCGCCCTCGACCTCCACCGTGTCGAGCAGCCTGTCCCACTGCCGCTGGGCCCGCTGCTTCACCGTGTCGAAGCCGGTGCCCTCCGGGATCTCCTGGCGGAGGTTGTCCTTCGCCTGGTCCACGCTGATCAGCGAGGTCGCCAGGCGCAGGGTGACCGTCCGGTCGGCGCCCGCGTCGAAGCGCAGATAGCCCTTCACCCCGCTCGACGCCCCGTCCGTCACCGGCGCGTCGAACTCGCCGTACACGAAGAGCCGGGTCGCGCCGGCCGACAGTCCGGACTTGACGTCCGAGTAACCGGTCACGACACCCGCCTCCCGGTCCAGGGTGAGGCCCGCCTGGTCGGTGACGTTGTCGAAGAGGAGGCTCGCGTCCGAGCCCGGATAGGTGAACCGCAGGGCGGCCGCGTGGTCGGTCGGCGCCATCTCCGCCTTCAGCCCGTTCTCGAACCGCACCCCGTAGTAGTACGGCCGGGCCGTCTCGTCGGTGTGCCGGAACGCCAGCGCCCGTGCCGCCCGCCCGGTGTCCGGGACCCCGGTCGCGGCCGACGGCATCACCTGGAACGTCTGCCGGTCGCCCATCCACGGACTCGGCTCATGGCTCGCGCTGAACGCCTGGATCGTGGGCAGGTTGTCCGCGTTGTTTCCCCGCGCGTAGTCGTACAGCCAGCCCAGCGAGGACGCGTTGGTCACCGGCGTCCAGAAGTTGAAGCCGTGCGGCACGGCCGTCGCCGGGAAGGTGTTTCCCCGCGAGAAGCTCCCGCTGGAGTTGGTGCCGCGAGTGGTCACCGCGTAGTCCGACAGGTGCGCCTTCTCCTCCTCGGGGGCGGCCGTGCGCAGCGCGATGTCGTCCACCCAGCCGCGGAACCGCGCCGGCCCGCCGGGGGAGTCGTACGCCACCAGGATCCGGTCGACCGTCCTGCCGGCCGCCACCGCCCCGATGCCCGACACCACGTCGTTCCACTGGTTGACGTACAGCCTCTTCGCCGAGCCCTGTCCGCGCGGCGACAGCGGGAAGCCGTACTGGTCGGTCGCCCCCAGCCCGCTCAGATACGTCCCGTCGGTGAAGGCCAGGTCCACGGAGACGTTCGTGGCCGCGTAGTCGAGGTCGCCGTCGGCCATGGCCGGGAAGATCCGGTACGCCAGCTGCGTCCGCGAGCCGACCCGGACGTTCACGTCGAAGACCTTGTTGTACGAGTACGCCCGCCCGGCGGCGGTGTGCCGTCCGGCGTAGCGCAGGGCCCGCTTCCCGGTGAAGCCGGCGCCCGCCTTCGCGGTGGGCGAGCCGCTCGGGCCGCGGTCGACGACGCTGAGCATGTCCGGCGGCACCGGCCCACTGCTCCCGCCCGTGCCGAACCGCACGTCGGCGAGCTGAAGGATCCCGGCGCCGTGATTCCTGGTGACGTCCAGCCGGAAGTGCCGGTACCCGTCCGAAGCCGAAGCCGAAGCCGAAGCCGAAGCCGAAGCCGAAGCCGATGGCGAAGCCGGGTCCGAAGCCGGGTCCGAGGCCGCCGCGAGAGCGTACGTCTTCATCTGGAACCGGCTGCCGAACGTCTCCCCGGCGCGGGTGTCGAGCGTCGTCCAGTGCGCGCCGTCCGCCGACCCCTGGAGGGTCCAGTCGGCCGGGTCGCGCTCGGCGACGTCATTGGCCGAAGTAAGCGCATATGTACTGATACTCACCGGTTCGTCCAGGTCGAACTCGACCC
This window of the Streptomyces sp. NBC_01275 genome carries:
- a CDS encoding xylan 1,4-beta-xylosidase; this encodes MIRVPAEPIGRLSEAWRFCVGTGRTELALRRDYQDSLALLQRDIGFRHIRGHGLLSDGMGVHRPYDHEGARRVHHSFTYVDQVVDAYLENGIRPFLELGFMPAGLASGDRTVFWWRGNITPPRDLGEWAALVEATVAHLVDRYGLDEVRTWPIEVWNEPNLPDFWQDADEQAYHRLYEVTAHAVKGVDAELQVGGPAISPGADDWLERFAEFVELRDVPVDFVSKHAYTSGPAQHMPFGVHQTLAPARGLLDQFATPRELLKGTRLAELPVHVTEFNSSYRPDNPIHDTAFHAAYLAPVLAAGGDFADSFSYWTFSDMFEEIGVPTALFHGGFGLLTHRQVRKPTYHLYVFMARMGADLLARGEDHLVTRHPDGRTTVLAWAPVDPSGETPGPDRHGLRLSVPVGGGEVFVRRSTVDEEHGNAYTAWRHMGSPRSPKPGQLDVLHQAAEPARSHRRLPVREGRAELDLTLARHEITLVELTPVTDETPPWWDERRLLGRETP
- a CDS encoding beta-galactosidase, encoding MSPTSPKIPYGGDYNPEQWPQEVWDDDHRLFTRAGIDTLTVGVFSWSLTQPAEDAYDFTVLDRILDRAAAEGRQVCLATGTAALPPWLAKRRPEVNRTDFEGRRHRYGQRHNFCPSSPAYRSAATALAGRLAERYAQHPTLLAWHVNNEYGGACYCELCAEAFRGWLRERHGALDALNDAWWTTFWSHRYTDWDQIEPPSALTEHWRGPDRTAFQGITLDYQRFMTDALLGCFTAEKEAIRVHDQDTPVTTNLMGAYRPLDYHRWAPHLDFASWDNYPPLDAPPTRPALAHDLMRGLKDGAPFWLMEQTPSTTACRDVNPLRRPGELRLATWQAVAHGADAALYFQLRASRGACEKYHGAVIGHAGRDDTRVFREVAALGAELELLGDATLGARTPARTALLFDWDSWWALEISDGPSRLVRYPDVVHAYYRAAREAGADVDVIPVTADLTPYDVVLAPVLHLVKGDLAARLEEFARRGGTVLATFLTARSDEHDRAFLTDVPGPLAPLLGIRVDEWDARPEGVVQPVHMGEFTAEARLVFEIVQPRGAEPIATYGSDFYAGTPAVTRNRVGKGGEAWYVATALDQPGVDHVVRRVLARHDLIGPYADHPRVETATRVAPDGTRLLFLLNHAAEPVHLTAHATAADLLTGKRADQGEPLPLDPLGVAVLRLEEDAQ
- a CDS encoding alpha-glucuronidase; protein product: MNRPDPPDLPDPPDLPDPAWLPPEAFRPLGTRRTLIQGTGPLVETVRGEVTGACERFGGEAVRDGRHDLLLELTAGDDLGLGAEGFAFAREDGTTTVTASGQHGLLYGLFHVVRLGGEAFTGSRPREVHRPATKSRMLDHWDNVAVHPVMGQVERGYAGGSLFWRDGRARGETERVRAYGRLLAACGINAVCVNNVNVHATEARLLTERIGEVAAIADALRPYGIRTHLSVTFAAPVVLGGLPTADPLDEAVRDWWARAVRGVYAAIPDFGGLVVKADSEGQPGPFTYGRSHADGANLLAAALAPHGGTVHWRAFVYDHRQDWRDRTTDRARAAYDHFAPLDGEFAPNAVLQVKHGPMDFQVREPVSPVLGALPRTRLAVEVQATQEYTGQQRHVCWLGPMWSEVLRFRAEGEGGATVGESADDLVAVSNVGDDPFWTGHPLAQANLYTFGRLAWRPDADPHAVLDEWIGLTFPSAPERLTAGLRAVLRGSWRTYEKYTAPLGVGFMVQPGHHYGPGVDGYEYSPWGTYHFADRDGVGVDRSAATGTGYAAQYAKAWAEVYESAGTCPDELLLFFHHVPYGHVLSSGKTVIQHIYDTHFEGVEEAEEARRVWAGLADLVDPARHARVAERYEEQVRGAREWRDQVNAYFLRKSGIPDERGRTVY
- a CDS encoding GH92 family glycosyl hydrolase produces the protein MQRFGRFRGVLIAAAAALALAVGAPGAAVALPSSLPLPMREFASSFEAGQPAPAWESAVDTGPGGGKRASGVDGGYGGGLPGDVTDRVTQVRASAENTAGGEVKENLVDGEASTKWLTFASTGWVEFDLDEPVSISTYALTSANDVAERDPADWTLQGSADGAHWTTLDTRAGETFGSRFQMKTYALAAASDPASDPASPSASASASASASASASDGYRHFRLDVTRNHGAGILQLADVRFGTGGSSGPVPPDMLSVVDRGPSGSPTAKAGAGFTGKRALRYAGRHTAAGRAYSYNKVFDVNVRVGSRTQLAYRIFPAMADGDLDYAATNVSVDLAFTDGTYLSGLGATDQYGFPLSPRGQGSAKRLYVNQWNDVVSGIGAVAAGRTVDRILVAYDSPGGPARFRGWVDDIALRTAAPEEEKAHLSDYAVTTRGTNSSGSFSRGNTFPATAVPHGFNFWTPVTNASSLGWLYDYARGNNADNLPTIQAFSASHEPSPWMGDRQTFQVMPSAATGVPDTGRAARALAFRHTDETARPYYYGVRFENGLKAEMAPTDHAAALRFTYPGSDASLLFDNVTDQAGLTLDREAGVVTGYSDVKSGLSAGATRLFVYGEFDAPVTDGASSGVKGYLRFDAGADRTVTLRLATSLISVDQAKDNLRQEIPEGTGFDTVKQRAQRQWDRLLDTVEVEGATGDQLTTLYSSLYRLYLYPNSGFEKVGSTYQYASPFSPMPGPDTPTHTGAKIVDGKVYVNNGFWDTYRTTWPAYALLTPTQAGVLTDGFVQQYKDGGWTSRWSSPGYADLMTGTSSDVAFADAYVKGVDFDAEAAYEAALKNATVVPPSPGVGRKGMATSPFLGYTSTATHEGLSWALEGYLNDYGIARMGQALYRKTGEKRYKEESDYFLNRAQGYVHLFDARAGFFQGRDEEGGWRVESGSYDPRVWGYDYTETNGWGYAFTAPQDSRGLANLYGGRGGLAKKLDTYFATPETASPEFAGSYGGVIHEMTEARDVRMGMYGHSNQVAHHAIYMYDAAGQPWKTQAKAREVLSRLYTGSAIGQGYHGDEDNGEQSAWYLFSALGFYPLVMGSGEYAVGSPLFKKATVHLENGEDLVVKAPRNSARNVYVQGLKVNGRAWTSTSLPHALLAKGGVLEFDMGPKPSAWGSGKNAGPVSITEDDRTPTPRTDVLTGPGSLFDDTSATDATVTGAVDLPVGSSGKAVQYTLTSADRSSAPTGWTLQGSSDGTTWKSLDRRSGQTFAWDRQTRAFTVRSPGTYERYRLVFDGQVQLSEVELLS